One region of Jonesiaceae bacterium BS-20 genomic DNA includes:
- the gndA gene encoding NADP-dependent phosphogluconate dehydrogenase, which produces MSQAQANIGVVGMAVMGSNLARNLASREGNTVAIYNRSVDKTLAVAKDHPEAGFITADSVADFAAKLARPRTAIIMVKAGFATDAVIDQLVEAFEPGDIIVDGGNALFTDTIRREKAVAETGIHFVGAGISGGEEGALLGPSIMPGGPVESYKTLGPILESIAAVVDGVPCVTHVGTDGAGHFVKMIHNGIEYADMQLIAEAYDLLRNVAGLSTDEIADVFTEWNKGELESYLIEITSEVLRQKDAQTGKPLVDVILDQAGSKGTGVWTVQTALGLGVPVSGIAEAVFARAVSSKPAQRAASANLPGPAGTFTVAEREAFIEDVRQALYASKIVAYSQGFDAIIEGAKEYNWDIKKGEIAKIWRGGCIIRAQFLNRITEAYAADPELVVLLSAPYFTEAVTRTQEAWRRVVIASVQAGIPAPAFSSSLAYYDALRAQRLPAALVQGQRDFFGAHTYQRVDQEGTFHTLWSGDRSEVTAEDTH; this is translated from the coding sequence GTGTCTCAAGCACAGGCAAACATTGGCGTAGTAGGTATGGCGGTCATGGGTTCCAACCTGGCCCGTAACCTTGCTAGCCGCGAGGGCAACACCGTTGCCATCTACAACCGTTCCGTTGACAAGACCCTGGCAGTAGCAAAGGACCACCCTGAGGCCGGTTTCATCACCGCCGACTCAGTTGCAGACTTCGCGGCCAAGTTGGCACGCCCGCGCACCGCGATCATCATGGTCAAGGCCGGCTTTGCCACTGACGCCGTGATTGACCAGCTCGTTGAGGCCTTCGAGCCAGGCGACATTATCGTTGACGGTGGAAACGCATTGTTCACCGACACCATCCGCCGTGAGAAGGCTGTAGCCGAGACCGGCATCCACTTTGTTGGCGCAGGAATCTCCGGTGGTGAAGAAGGCGCGCTGCTTGGTCCTTCCATCATGCCCGGTGGCCCTGTTGAGTCTTACAAGACCCTTGGCCCCATCCTTGAGTCGATCGCCGCTGTTGTTGACGGCGTTCCTTGCGTAACCCACGTTGGCACCGACGGCGCCGGCCACTTTGTCAAGATGATCCACAACGGCATTGAGTACGCAGACATGCAGCTCATTGCCGAGGCCTACGACCTGCTCCGCAACGTTGCCGGCCTAAGCACAGATGAAATCGCTGACGTGTTCACCGAGTGGAACAAGGGCGAGCTCGAGTCCTACCTGATTGAGATCACCTCAGAGGTCCTCCGCCAAAAGGATGCCCAGACCGGCAAGCCTTTGGTTGACGTGATCCTCGACCAGGCCGGTTCCAAGGGCACGGGCGTTTGGACCGTACAGACCGCTCTCGGTCTGGGCGTTCCGGTATCCGGGATTGCCGAGGCCGTGTTCGCGCGCGCCGTAAGTTCCAAGCCTGCCCAGCGTGCGGCATCGGCAAACCTGCCTGGACCAGCCGGAACGTTCACCGTAGCCGAGCGCGAGGCCTTCATCGAAGACGTTCGCCAGGCGCTGTACGCCTCCAAAATTGTTGCCTACTCACAGGGCTTCGACGCGATCATTGAGGGCGCCAAGGAATACAACTGGGACATCAAGAAGGGCGAGATCGCCAAGATCTGGCGCGGCGGCTGCATCATCCGCGCCCAGTTCCTGAACCGCATCACCGAGGCCTACGCGGCTGACCCAGAACTGGTAGTTCTGCTGTCCGCACCGTACTTCACCGAGGCCGTTACCCGCACCCAGGAAGCCTGGCGCCGCGTGGTCATTGCATCCGTGCAGGCCGGCATCCCCGCCCCAGCATTCTCTTCCTCACTGGCTTACTACGACGCTTTGCGTGCACAGCGCCTGCCAGCCGCACTGGTCCAGGGCCAGCGCGACTTCTTTGGCGCACACACCTACCAGCGCGTGGACCAAGAAGGCACCTTCCACACCCTGTGGTCCGGCGACCGCAGCGAAGTCACCGCGGAAGACACCCACTGA
- a CDS encoding isopeptide-forming domain-containing fimbrial protein, translated as MVVERLSGVTTQKHLRAVMGILGAVALGLPIAAGGLVMAAPNAEAVMTFPDSGFTAQPGEPNEPKVLFHEDFENIDHIGPIVPLIDYVSKEGHRYTAEGPWADPYAYCNGFVTSGTNDLGSTCNGSQSSQGGLQALVDVLGQLNGTIDPSSNAAVAAYTAGSPYASGLIEFSTEGENIALTTPNRFVTFSVNAAAVSCGAPHQPQMRFSVRSGGQEIDISDGVINPCVDPRASAYAPTESPDNFNFYAGTFASDGSFLTAGDSLGIVMRNESGGTAGNDGAFDDIRLLDVTPHLNKEFTPARVAVGVPTTLTFTVTNTSELASKVGWAFTDTLRAGLEVAQDPAIGGSCAADITALPGTDKISVRNGALATNETACTITVDVTSQSPQGAEQSPRTFVNGAADISEVIGLDVTNETTVEFYSEPRLNITKTAVGPEFPQVGDTISYTVTAQNTGNGDFGSNQKALEFQQAVVTDQLDDVLDDASLVSNSLKATVDGTLVSAPVLTGSMLTWSGPLAADPDTKNKLDPTTWGGQTVTLTYDVVLTAGGDGLVTNTACVTAEHASGEPCAQASVALPALEIAKEASHTEVSEVGTQVDYTISVTNNGPGVWTTEHPAALLDDLSDVLDDVSVMPESLIATIDGQEVQAPTLDLIEETLTWAGALEAQETVQIQYSVIYVASGDAQMTNTACVPESALRAGSEQCASVITLGGKLQVDKVAVSEDNPVLAGSNVEYTLWFENVGEASAVVDYVDYLEAVLDDAELLDLPVADSDEVTVELTDNEIWITGELAPGERVGVSYTVSVLPDDERGDSFLNNYLVPAGESPETTDQECKESTVVSDGVRANTCTPVVTPTPDPTPTPEPTPEPTPLPTPDPTPVPTPKPIEPTPDGDAVTDGDLASTGTNVGSTIVLVSLLLGLGWFFSRRSARVQ; from the coding sequence ATGGTTGTAGAGCGACTCTCTGGGGTAACTACCCAAAAGCACCTACGGGCGGTGATGGGTATCCTTGGTGCGGTGGCATTAGGGTTGCCGATTGCAGCAGGCGGCCTCGTTATGGCGGCACCGAATGCGGAAGCAGTCATGACGTTCCCTGACTCAGGATTCACCGCGCAGCCGGGTGAACCAAATGAGCCGAAGGTGCTCTTCCATGAGGACTTTGAAAATATCGACCACATCGGTCCAATCGTTCCGCTTATCGACTATGTTTCCAAGGAAGGTCACAGGTACACCGCCGAAGGCCCATGGGCAGACCCCTATGCCTATTGCAATGGTTTTGTAACCTCGGGAACCAATGATCTGGGAAGTACCTGTAATGGTTCCCAGAGTTCACAAGGTGGGCTACAGGCCTTGGTTGACGTACTAGGTCAGCTCAATGGAACAATTGATCCAAGCAGTAACGCGGCCGTAGCTGCGTACACCGCGGGAAGCCCTTATGCCTCGGGGCTTATTGAGTTCTCCACAGAGGGCGAGAATATTGCGTTAACGACCCCGAATCGGTTTGTCACCTTCTCGGTCAACGCTGCTGCAGTATCCTGTGGTGCTCCACACCAGCCTCAGATGCGATTCTCAGTACGTTCAGGCGGTCAAGAAATTGATATCTCCGACGGGGTAATTAACCCTTGTGTGGATCCACGTGCGTCTGCTTATGCACCAACGGAGTCACCGGATAATTTCAACTTCTATGCGGGTACCTTTGCCTCGGACGGTTCATTCCTGACCGCCGGTGATTCCTTAGGCATCGTGATGCGTAATGAGTCAGGCGGCACTGCAGGTAACGATGGTGCGTTTGATGACATCCGTTTGTTGGACGTAACCCCACACCTGAACAAGGAGTTCACACCCGCACGGGTGGCGGTCGGCGTCCCAACGACTTTAACTTTCACGGTGACGAACACATCTGAACTTGCCTCAAAGGTTGGGTGGGCATTTACCGATACTTTGCGCGCTGGTTTGGAAGTTGCCCAGGATCCTGCAATCGGTGGAAGCTGCGCAGCTGACATTACTGCGCTGCCAGGGACCGACAAGATTTCGGTCAGGAACGGTGCGCTAGCTACCAATGAAACTGCATGCACCATCACGGTTGATGTGACTTCCCAAAGCCCTCAAGGGGCAGAGCAGTCACCACGAACGTTTGTAAATGGAGCCGCTGATATAAGTGAAGTGATTGGCCTCGATGTTACGAATGAGACCACGGTGGAGTTCTACTCCGAACCCCGCCTGAACATCACTAAAACAGCAGTAGGTCCGGAATTCCCGCAGGTGGGCGACACAATTTCGTACACCGTGACCGCACAGAATACCGGTAACGGGGATTTCGGTAGCAACCAAAAGGCCCTTGAATTCCAGCAGGCGGTTGTGACAGACCAACTTGATGACGTGCTTGACGATGCCTCTCTGGTTTCTAATTCATTGAAGGCTACGGTTGACGGCACCCTAGTTAGTGCACCGGTTCTCACCGGCTCCATGCTTACTTGGAGTGGTCCGCTTGCTGCAGACCCAGATACGAAGAACAAATTGGACCCAACTACGTGGGGCGGCCAGACAGTTACTTTGACTTACGATGTGGTGTTGACCGCGGGCGGAGATGGGCTGGTTACTAATACAGCTTGCGTCACCGCAGAACACGCATCAGGCGAGCCCTGCGCCCAAGCGAGTGTGGCTCTGCCGGCATTAGAGATTGCAAAGGAAGCGAGCCACACGGAGGTATCTGAGGTTGGTACGCAAGTGGACTACACCATTTCCGTGACGAACAATGGGCCCGGCGTTTGGACTACAGAGCACCCGGCCGCGTTGCTGGATGATCTGTCCGATGTTTTGGACGATGTTTCGGTCATGCCCGAGTCTCTCATTGCCACTATTGATGGGCAAGAAGTTCAAGCACCTACTTTGGATCTGATAGAAGAGACCCTCACCTGGGCCGGGGCACTTGAAGCGCAGGAGACTGTGCAGATTCAGTACTCCGTGATTTATGTGGCATCGGGTGATGCACAAATGACTAACACCGCCTGCGTGCCGGAGTCTGCGCTAAGGGCAGGCAGTGAACAGTGTGCGTCAGTGATAACATTGGGCGGCAAACTGCAGGTCGATAAGGTGGCAGTCAGTGAAGATAATCCAGTGCTTGCCGGGTCAAACGTTGAGTACACTCTGTGGTTCGAAAACGTTGGAGAAGCTTCCGCTGTAGTCGATTACGTCGACTATCTGGAAGCGGTCCTTGACGATGCAGAGCTTCTGGATTTGCCAGTCGCAGACTCTGACGAGGTGACGGTAGAACTTACCGATAACGAAATTTGGATCACGGGTGAGTTAGCGCCGGGTGAGCGTGTGGGCGTGAGCTACACCGTTTCAGTACTCCCCGATGACGAGCGTGGTGACAGCTTTCTAAATAACTATCTTGTACCTGCGGGAGAGTCTCCTGAGACAACAGATCAAGAGTGCAAGGAGAGCACAGTTGTGTCAGATGGTGTCAGAGCAAACACTTGTACACCGGTAGTTACTCCTACGCCGGACCCGACACCAACGCCAGAGCCAACGCCAGAGCCAACGCCGCTACCGACCCCGGACCCGACACCGGTGCCTACTCCAAAACCGATTGAACCTACCCCGGATGGTGATGCGGTTACCGACGGAGATCTTGCTTCAACCGGTACCAATGTTGGAAGCACAATTGTGCTGGTGAGCTTGTTACTTGGACTGGGCTGGTTCTTTAGCCGCCGTAGTGCACGCGTGCAGTAG
- a CDS encoding GTP pyrophosphokinase family protein, producing MSTDTDQLAQLKVLRDSVTRSMMMYKFGMDEVLTKINILRQEFNHVHDYNPIENVSSRLKSPESILGKLRRKNARFTQAGLDEHVRDIAGIRVTTSFITDVFRIRDLLLQQQDITLVDERDYVTTPKPNGYASLHLILKVPVFLSSEVRDVMVEVQIRTIAMDFWASLEHKIYYKYQGAVPAELIEELRGAAEIAHRLDAKMESLHNQVAELKNGTEPNPAHSLFGFSIADNSFDKLVKAALEMTSADPVLEVE from the coding sequence ATGTCTACTGATACTGACCAACTTGCCCAGCTTAAGGTGCTGCGGGACTCTGTAACCCGTTCCATGATGATGTACAAGTTTGGTATGGATGAGGTTTTGACTAAGATCAACATCTTGCGCCAAGAGTTCAACCACGTACATGATTACAACCCCATTGAGAATGTGAGTTCACGGCTCAAGAGTCCCGAGAGCATACTGGGCAAGCTCAGGCGCAAAAATGCCAGATTTACGCAGGCCGGCCTTGACGAGCATGTGCGCGACATTGCGGGAATTCGAGTCACCACCAGTTTTATTACCGATGTCTTTAGGATCCGTGACTTGCTACTCCAGCAACAGGACATCACGTTGGTTGATGAACGAGACTATGTGACCACACCCAAACCAAACGGATATGCCAGCCTGCACCTGATCCTCAAGGTGCCCGTGTTCCTCAGCTCCGAGGTTCGGGACGTCATGGTTGAAGTGCAGATCCGGACGATCGCCATGGATTTTTGGGCCAGCCTCGAGCATAAGATCTATTACAAATATCAGGGCGCCGTGCCGGCCGAACTGATTGAGGAGCTCCGCGGCGCCGCCGAGATCGCCCACCGCCTTGACGCCAAGATGGAGTCACTGCACAACCAGGTAGCCGAGCTCAAAAATGGCACGGAACCGAACCCCGCACACAGCCTCTTTGGGTTTTCGATCGCCGATAATTCGTTTGATAAGTTGGTCAAAGCTGCCCTTGAGATGACCTCCGCGGATCCGGTCCTCGAGGTCGAGTAG
- a CDS encoding gluconokinase yields the protein MAKPLIIMGVQGCGKSTIGKMLADATGEPFFDGDDLHSAGNKEKMAAGIPLTDQDRQPWLETIAQLIADQRAQGHHAIVGCSALKRQYRDTLRSGVADTEFVHLAGSFEVLSARVKARSHEYMPTTLLESQFATLEALEADEAGIVVSVESSPQEIVDQVLAHLKGK from the coding sequence GTGGCTAAACCATTGATTATCATGGGCGTGCAAGGGTGCGGTAAGTCGACCATCGGCAAAATGCTTGCGGATGCAACCGGTGAACCATTCTTTGACGGGGATGACCTACACAGCGCTGGCAACAAGGAAAAGATGGCTGCCGGGATTCCCCTGACCGACCAAGACCGCCAGCCGTGGTTGGAAACGATCGCCCAACTTATTGCTGATCAGCGCGCCCAAGGACACCACGCAATCGTTGGTTGCTCGGCGCTTAAACGTCAGTACCGCGACACCTTACGGTCCGGTGTTGCAGACACCGAGTTTGTGCACCTGGCGGGATCGTTTGAAGTCTTGTCGGCGCGGGTCAAAGCCCGCAGCCACGAGTACATGCCCACCACGTTGTTGGAATCGCAGTTTGCCACGCTCGAGGCACTTGAGGCCGATGAGGCCGGGATTGTGGTTTCGGTTGAATCAAGCCCACAGGAAATCGTGGATCAAGTGCTCGCCCACCTAAAGGGTAAGTAG
- a CDS encoding ABC transporter permease: MQKMTAAQTVLLVAGRELKVSLRAKGTIITTAIMVAAIIGGLFLIKFLGSAPTSTFGALDDTQEVAQISAQTLESQGIEAQVISYTSVEEGRAAVEAGDIEGLIVRTGNDITLDVNESADPQLLTAITGAAQQDGVKNLATQYGSEVVTAVTDVFTNPIAVNVLNPPTELDGSQMAVGFIVGFLLYLGIFGGGMAVAQGVVEEKSSRVVEILLASIKPWQLLAGKVIGIGLSSLIQVATYVIAAVVTATALGITKDFSFDIASVGVWVLIWFLIGYLVYALIFAALGALVSRQEDLGTVIMLPMMLVVIAYLIGVSVAPNAPDSLIVQIASYVPFTSPIVMPIRSAYGVASTPEVMAAIGIGLVTIPLLLWLCAKIYSNGVRRSGAKIKLKDALKAS; encoded by the coding sequence ATGCAAAAGATGACCGCAGCTCAAACTGTCTTATTGGTAGCAGGCCGGGAACTGAAAGTTTCCCTGCGCGCCAAAGGCACCATCATCACAACCGCCATCATGGTCGCTGCGATTATAGGCGGCCTGTTCCTGATTAAGTTCTTGGGCTCCGCACCTACGTCTACCTTCGGGGCTCTCGATGACACCCAAGAAGTTGCCCAGATCAGCGCTCAAACCTTGGAGTCCCAAGGGATTGAAGCCCAAGTCATTTCATACACTTCCGTTGAGGAAGGCCGGGCAGCTGTTGAAGCCGGCGACATTGAGGGTTTGATTGTCCGCACCGGCAATGACATTACTCTCGATGTTAACGAAAGCGCAGATCCGCAACTCCTTACCGCCATTACCGGGGCTGCGCAGCAAGATGGTGTTAAGAATCTTGCTACGCAGTACGGTTCTGAAGTAGTAACCGCAGTGACCGATGTCTTCACCAATCCAATCGCGGTTAATGTTCTGAACCCTCCTACGGAACTCGATGGTTCCCAAATGGCCGTTGGTTTCATTGTCGGGTTCTTGCTATACTTGGGGATCTTTGGCGGCGGCATGGCCGTAGCCCAGGGTGTGGTTGAGGAAAAGTCGTCCCGGGTAGTCGAGATTCTGTTGGCCTCGATCAAGCCTTGGCAGCTGCTGGCTGGAAAAGTAATCGGCATTGGACTGTCCTCTTTGATCCAGGTAGCCACCTATGTGATTGCTGCAGTGGTAACTGCAACGGCGTTGGGGATCACCAAGGACTTCTCCTTTGACATCGCTTCCGTGGGCGTTTGGGTACTCATCTGGTTCCTCATCGGTTATCTGGTGTACGCACTGATCTTTGCCGCCCTAGGCGCGTTGGTTTCGCGTCAAGAGGACCTTGGCACCGTGATCATGCTGCCCATGATGCTCGTTGTGATCGCCTACCTCATTGGAGTTTCAGTTGCGCCAAATGCGCCTGATTCACTCATTGTGCAAATAGCGTCTTACGTACCGTTCACCTCACCGATCGTCATGCCGATTCGCTCCGCTTATGGTGTGGCATCAACCCCTGAAGTCATGGCCGCCATTGGCATTGGGCTGGTTACCATTCCGCTCCTGTTGTGGTTGTGCGCCAAGATCTACTCCAACGGCGTACGGCGGTCAGGAGCAAAGATCAAGCTCAAGGACGCCCTTAAGGCTTCCTAA
- a CDS encoding ATP-binding cassette domain-containing protein — translation MSRLEFVNLSKNYGDLQALNNLSFSVDSGEIFGFVGSNGAGKSTAMRIALGVLEPTSGQVTWDGVPLNFDIRTGIGYMPEERGLYPKMKVGDQLIYLAQLHGMSPKAAKVSMEQWTEQLGIASRRSDIVQSLSLGNQQRVQLAAALVHNPEILILDEPFSGLDPVAVDVMSKVLIDRANEGAPVIFSSHQLELVERLSTKVGIIQSGQIIAQGTVLELRSRGEDRWRLRFSEPRVAGHAWFGGLSGVTKTMETLTELEFAVNTPGAEQAVLAAAQSAGTIENFGRYLAPLSELFRHAVTETVEEN, via the coding sequence ATGTCTCGGCTTGAGTTTGTGAATTTGTCTAAAAACTATGGAGACCTGCAGGCGCTCAATAATCTGAGTTTCTCTGTGGACTCCGGTGAAATCTTTGGATTTGTGGGTTCCAACGGTGCTGGGAAGTCGACCGCCATGCGCATTGCACTTGGCGTACTCGAACCAACGTCTGGGCAAGTCACTTGGGACGGTGTCCCGTTGAACTTCGATATCCGCACCGGTATTGGCTATATGCCTGAGGAACGCGGCTTGTATCCAAAGATGAAGGTCGGCGACCAGCTCATCTATTTGGCACAACTACACGGCATGAGTCCCAAGGCAGCAAAGGTCTCAATGGAACAATGGACCGAGCAGCTTGGCATTGCCAGCCGCCGCAGCGACATTGTCCAGTCACTCTCGCTCGGTAACCAGCAGCGTGTGCAACTTGCTGCCGCGCTTGTTCACAATCCTGAGATTCTGATTTTGGACGAGCCATTTTCTGGCCTCGACCCGGTCGCAGTTGATGTCATGTCCAAGGTCTTGATTGACCGGGCAAACGAGGGCGCTCCCGTCATCTTCTCCTCCCACCAGCTCGAGTTAGTTGAGCGTCTAAGTACCAAGGTTGGGATTATTCAGTCTGGCCAAATCATTGCGCAGGGCACGGTTTTGGAATTACGCAGCCGCGGTGAGGACCGCTGGCGTCTACGGTTTAGTGAACCTCGGGTTGCTGGTCACGCCTGGTTTGGTGGCCTTTCCGGGGTCACAAAAACCATGGAGACCCTAACCGAACTCGAATTTGCGGTGAACACACCCGGCGCAGAACAAGCAGTTTTGGCCGCTGCCCAATCCGCTGGCACCATTGAAAACTTTGGCCGGTATTTAGCTCCGCTTTCGGAGCTGTTCCGCCACGCTGTCACCGAGACAGTTGAGGAGAACTAG
- a CDS encoding FCD domain-containing protein, producing the protein MSSSLHDRVVDALGHAIVNREISAGTIMLAEELERRFGVSRSVVREAVRVLQSLGMTESIKRLGIKVLPVERWNALDPQLIRWRLSSADQAAQLRALTELRAVVEPAAAALAAALGPRESAEQLLDLAAQMRTAAAAGDQDAFSDADTAFHRVLLRASGNEMFASLDQAIGEVIKGRSEHGMMPKYPTETSVRRHEDIAIAIRDGNARGAQETMTQIMQRTASELEKVWQNAPRTFS; encoded by the coding sequence ATGTCTTCTAGCCTGCATGATCGTGTGGTTGATGCCCTCGGGCACGCCATTGTGAACCGTGAAATTTCCGCGGGCACAATCATGCTTGCCGAGGAATTGGAGCGCCGCTTTGGGGTTTCGCGCTCGGTGGTGCGGGAGGCAGTTCGCGTGTTGCAGTCACTCGGTATGACCGAGTCGATCAAGCGCTTGGGCATCAAGGTTCTGCCCGTCGAACGTTGGAATGCTTTGGATCCGCAGTTGATTCGATGGCGGCTGTCCAGCGCGGATCAGGCAGCCCAATTGCGCGCACTGACGGAGTTGCGGGCCGTTGTTGAGCCTGCCGCTGCAGCCTTGGCCGCTGCCCTGGGTCCACGTGAGAGCGCCGAGCAGTTGCTTGATTTGGCAGCGCAAATGCGCACGGCAGCCGCGGCCGGAGATCAAGATGCATTTTCCGATGCCGACACCGCGTTTCACCGGGTCTTGTTACGTGCCAGCGGGAATGAGATGTTCGCGAGCCTTGACCAAGCTATTGGTGAGGTTATCAAGGGCCGTTCCGAGCACGGGATGATGCCCAAGTACCCAACCGAGACTTCCGTGCGGCGCCACGAAGATATTGCTATTGCCATCCGTGACGGAAATGCACGTGGCGCTCAGGAAACCATGACGCAGATTATGCAACGTACAGCTTCAGAGTTGGAAAAGGTGTGGCAGAACGCGCCGCGCACATTCTCCTAA
- a CDS encoding MarR family transcriptional regulator — METHDEVDRIIAAWQRERPDLDVTPLAILSRVSRLNRHLDRARREIFAINHLEPWEFDVLSALRRAGTPYTMSPGALVTETMVTSGTMTNRIDRLAKRGLVERKPSPDDRRGVHVRLTTEGQDRVDTAIKELLDIEHRVLAVLPDASQPELANLLRALTQQFENLT, encoded by the coding sequence ATGGAGACCCACGACGAAGTTGACCGCATCATTGCCGCCTGGCAGCGCGAACGGCCAGATCTTGATGTCACTCCCCTTGCAATCTTGTCCCGAGTCTCCAGACTGAACCGCCACCTTGACCGCGCCCGGCGTGAAATTTTTGCCATCAACCACCTCGAGCCGTGGGAATTCGACGTCCTTTCGGCGCTGCGTCGCGCGGGCACCCCGTACACCATGTCCCCCGGGGCTCTGGTCACCGAGACCATGGTGACATCCGGAACCATGACTAACCGGATCGACCGTCTGGCCAAACGGGGGCTGGTTGAACGCAAGCCTTCCCCCGACGACCGCCGCGGTGTGCATGTTCGTCTGACCACCGAAGGTCAGGACCGCGTTGACACCGCAATCAAGGAGTTGCTGGACATTGAGCACCGCGTCCTTGCGGTGCTTCCCGATGCCTCACAACCCGAGCTAGCCAATCTCCTGCGGGCGCTGACCCAGCAGTTTGAGAACCTGACCTAG
- a CDS encoding LuxR C-terminal-related transcriptional regulator yields the protein MHSIERVFEVGEALGQLTAEAQTSNQDTIDPIVSFQYYCSSNALEKAELLLAQNFSALTDLASPHIFRALAQVPMADLGAFPLLLGARFLTGLSDSSTPISWLQRNFHKIVSALESKEAALAPYQVLAREGLLTAINRAMGDGVTAFRHATKMALSLEERDPIAFAKVRESIPLAHALTALTYAHLDHYDLAFHQYRLCEIEAELSHDIQEISRGLGGQAYVSALQGDMRMAKDKTTKSLEFQSNYPGQISLGKISTDIAAIYLDIEQFDFSASAEGLDRIGRDYLGVESWPRIAYAAALTDLHAHGPLVAQAQLNEVLWSSASRPPIVESLHNLLHALQAKLIALTGDFSQPHGILSDLDPNQPTVILASAQLALLEGEFEAAATLALRAEETVAKQFPAAHRFRVEAHVYAAIAALRLGNVEVAKQQGARLLGAMQTLDLFSPISFVRQTDLQELFALLERNGHTEVLSLLSDLPLCGPTVQIQQPLSDTEGAVLRAISAYTTVPKAATALYLSPNTVKFHLKNIYRKIGATNRKEALAKARGMSLL from the coding sequence GTGCACAGCATAGAACGCGTATTTGAAGTTGGGGAAGCATTGGGCCAGTTGACTGCAGAAGCGCAAACTTCAAACCAAGACACGATTGATCCCATCGTTTCCTTTCAGTACTACTGCAGTTCGAACGCCTTGGAAAAGGCAGAACTCCTGTTGGCTCAGAATTTCTCTGCACTCACTGATCTAGCTTCACCTCATATATTTCGCGCGCTTGCACAAGTCCCAATGGCCGACCTTGGTGCGTTCCCACTACTTCTGGGGGCCAGATTCCTTACGGGTCTCAGTGACTCATCAACACCAATTTCGTGGCTGCAACGCAACTTTCACAAAATAGTGAGTGCGCTCGAATCCAAAGAAGCAGCTTTGGCTCCCTATCAGGTCCTCGCCCGCGAGGGCCTGCTCACCGCAATCAACCGTGCAATGGGCGATGGAGTTACCGCCTTTCGTCATGCGACCAAGATGGCCTTGAGTTTAGAAGAACGGGACCCAATAGCTTTTGCAAAGGTTCGCGAGTCAATTCCATTGGCCCATGCCCTCACCGCACTCACATATGCCCATCTTGATCACTATGATCTAGCGTTTCACCAATACCGGCTTTGCGAGATTGAAGCCGAGTTAAGCCACGATATTCAAGAAATCTCCCGAGGATTGGGGGGCCAAGCCTACGTGTCTGCTCTCCAGGGCGATATGCGCATGGCGAAGGATAAAACGACTAAGAGCTTAGAGTTTCAGTCTAATTATCCTGGTCAGATCTCTTTGGGCAAGATCAGCACCGACATTGCCGCAATCTACCTAGATATTGAACAGTTTGACTTTAGCGCGAGTGCAGAAGGACTCGACAGGATTGGCAGGGACTACTTAGGCGTAGAGAGTTGGCCTCGCATTGCGTATGCAGCTGCGCTCACGGACCTTCACGCGCACGGACCTCTGGTCGCTCAAGCACAACTAAATGAGGTGCTTTGGAGCAGTGCTTCTCGGCCCCCAATCGTGGAAAGCTTACATAATTTATTACATGCACTACAAGCTAAACTCATTGCATTGACAGGGGATTTTAGCCAGCCGCATGGAATCTTGTCAGATTTGGATCCCAATCAGCCGACGGTGATCTTGGCTTCCGCCCAACTTGCCTTGCTCGAGGGAGAATTTGAAGCAGCTGCGACGCTGGCCCTACGTGCTGAAGAAACCGTGGCTAAGCAGTTTCCTGCCGCTCACAGATTCCGAGTCGAAGCTCACGTCTATGCTGCAATAGCTGCCTTGCGGCTGGGCAATGTAGAAGTTGCCAAGCAACAGGGAGCTAGGTTGCTCGGTGCTATGCAGACCCTCGATTTGTTCAGTCCCATTAGTTTTGTTAGACAAACTGACTTGCAAGAGCTGTTTGCACTCCTCGAACGCAACGGGCACACAGAGGTACTGAGTTTGCTCAGCGACCTGCCGTTGTGTGGTCCAACAGTTCAAATACAGCAACCGCTCAGTGATACCGAGGGTGCGGTCCTGCGCGCTATATCTGCTTACACAACGGTTCCCAAGGCAGCCACCGCACTCTACCTGTCTCCAAATACGGTGAAGTTTCACCTCAAGAATATTTATCGAAAGATCGGTGCCACAAACCGCAAGGAGGCACTGGCTAAAGCTCGAGGTATGAGCCTCCTATAA